Proteins encoded within one genomic window of Ranitomeya variabilis isolate aRanVar5 chromosome 4, aRanVar5.hap1, whole genome shotgun sequence:
- the LOC143770651 gene encoding guanylate cyclase activator 2B-like isoform X2: MAFQPTGQRHVKQFISNFHQSDLSSADTRYYRQRAHTPANMRSVLLLCALLLLVPGSPARQIQVGEFTFMLDSVLKLKHFLDGFGKDMEAAAKEACHSPVLPEEFRQVCAEDNPADIFISLKAAMDECELCAHPACPGCV, translated from the exons ATGGCTTTCCAGCCCACTGGGCAAAGACATGTTAAACAGTTTATAAGTAACTTTCATCAGAGTGATCTGAGCAGCGCAGACACAAGGTATTATAGGCAGAGAGCACACACACCGGCCAACATGAGGTCCGTACTGCTGCTGTGCGCCCTTCTTCTCCTGGTCCCTGGATCTCCAGCACGACAGATACAG GTCGGAGAGTTCACATTTATGTTGGATTCAGTGCTGAAGTTGAAGCATTTCCTGGACGGATTCGGGAAGGACATGGAGGCAGCAGCCAAAGAAGCCTGCCATAGTCCAGTACTCCCAGAGGAATTTCGTCAGGTGTGCGCCGAGGACAATCCTGCAGACATCTTCATCAGTCTCA AAGCTGCCATGGACGAATGTGAACTCTGCGCCCACCCGGCCTGTCctggctgtgtataa
- the LOC143770651 gene encoding guanylate cyclase activator 2B-like isoform X1 has product MAFQPTGQRHVKQFISNFHQSDLSSADTRYYRQRAHTPANMRSVLLLCALLLLVPGSPARQIQVGEFTFMLDSVLKLKHFLDGFGKDMEAAAKEACHSPVLPEEFRQVCAEDNPADIFISLIEAAMDECELCAHPACPGCV; this is encoded by the exons ATGGCTTTCCAGCCCACTGGGCAAAGACATGTTAAACAGTTTATAAGTAACTTTCATCAGAGTGATCTGAGCAGCGCAGACACAAGGTATTATAGGCAGAGAGCACACACACCGGCCAACATGAGGTCCGTACTGCTGCTGTGCGCCCTTCTTCTCCTGGTCCCTGGATCTCCAGCACGACAGATACAG GTCGGAGAGTTCACATTTATGTTGGATTCAGTGCTGAAGTTGAAGCATTTCCTGGACGGATTCGGGAAGGACATGGAGGCAGCAGCCAAAGAAGCCTGCCATAGTCCAGTACTCCCAGAGGAATTTCGTCAGGTGTGCGCCGAGGACAATCCTGCAGACATCTTCATCAGTCTCA TAGAAGCTGCCATGGACGAATGTGAACTCTGCGCCCACCCGGCCTGTCctggctgtgtataa